Proteins co-encoded in one Pyramidobacter piscolens W5455 genomic window:
- a CDS encoding HAD-IA family hydrolase: MRSAREYRNIVFDMGHVLSEYDSRRAIAQFTDDEAVIKEIRYVLYCSCEWQMLDTGIIDEDTALRYTLRRLSSDAVREIARKSFAHWEDYNLWPKPGMDEVVKAVKARGQNAYVLSNAGMRLTRCWRRVLPCPDLYDGVVFSAPEQCVKPQKWIYRLFFERYGLNPGDCLFIDDLPWNVRGSIDCGMDAWQFASGDVAELRRVLELE; the protein is encoded by the coding sequence ATGAGATCCGCCAGGGAATACCGCAACATCGTTTTCGACATGGGGCACGTGCTGTCCGAGTACGACTCGCGCCGCGCCATCGCGCAGTTCACGGACGACGAGGCCGTGATCAAGGAGATCCGTTACGTGCTGTACTGCTCCTGCGAGTGGCAGATGCTCGACACGGGCATCATCGACGAGGACACGGCGCTGCGCTACACGCTGCGCCGCCTCAGCTCCGACGCCGTGCGAGAGATCGCGCGGAAAAGCTTCGCGCACTGGGAGGATTACAACCTCTGGCCCAAGCCCGGCATGGACGAGGTGGTGAAAGCCGTCAAGGCGCGCGGCCAGAACGCCTACGTGCTTTCCAACGCGGGGATGCGCCTGACGCGGTGCTGGCGGCGCGTGCTGCCCTGCCCGGATCTGTACGACGGCGTCGTCTTCTCCGCGCCGGAACAGTGCGTCAAGCCGCAGAAGTGGATCTACCGGCTCTTCTTCGAGCGCTACGGGCTGAACCCGGGCGACTGCCTCTTCATCGACGACCTGCCCTGGAACGTGCGAGGCTCCATTGACTGCGGCATGGACGCCTGGCAGTTCGCCAGCGGCGACGTGGCCGAACTGCGCCGCGTGCTGGAGCTGGAATGA